In Peromyscus eremicus chromosome X, PerEre_H2_v1, whole genome shotgun sequence, the sequence GAAGACCAAGCTAGGCAATGTACTCACGCTTCTGCGCCGCTGATGTATTGAGTGCGCTGGAAAATGCTCTCTAGCTCTTGGAGCTGCACCAGGGTGAATCTGTGGTGGTGACGGGGGCGGTATCCAGGAACCAGCATTCTCACGGGATGAACACAGGACCACTGCATTGGCACGGGCGGCACACCCTCGTCTCCCATGCCCTCGTGAACCGGCTCCTGAGGTCGCTGCTCATTCTCCTGGGCACCACCACTGGCGCCCTCTTGGTTCCCGCCATCCTCGAGGCCTACAGCATCAGCAGCCGAGGGACCTTCTCCACTTAATTCTCCGGCTCCTTCCCCTTCCGCTGCTGCGGCTTCCCGCCCAGGCTGGCCCTGTTCACTCGCTTCCTCATTTCTCCCCTCTCCAGCCGGCAAGACCATGGGTGCCTTCGCACCTGAAAGTGGGAAACAGAAAGATTGGGAGACAGGGCCCGGGGTGGTGCGAAGTCGCTATGGCGCCAGGGAAGGCGAAGCCGGCAGTGAGCAGTGCCGTCCGGTCACCTCTGAGGGACACTTCTCCCCTCACGGACATCACCAACCCACCATTCCTAGCACACACTGACCACTCCAGTTTTCCTCGTCCTCGTCAGGTCCCACGTGAAGCAGGTAATCGACATTTTGACGCTTCATGTTCTGAACACTGTCGAAGCCGCTTGCGGCTCGTCGTCTTTAGCGCCCCTGAAGATTCTGAGCTGGAGCCCCCTACCGTTCCGGAAGTAAGGCCTCTCATCCAGTAAGGCCTAGCTTCCGGTACCCGGGCTCCATGGTTTATATTAGCATGTATCCAATACTGGACGTGCTGTCCTGGCTTCCGAGTAACCTTCTGTTTctatggactgagcctctgaggTGCAAAATCGAGGGCAGTTTGGAGCTTCAGTGAGCTGGATGTGTTTGCAGGGAAGGAATGACACCTGGGCAAGTGGAGTATAGAAGGGCCCTTCCGAGTTGTAACTTTATGCATCTTTTTGCCCTGGTGAATTATCTTCCTAAGGAATTGGTGATGGTCAACTACAGGAACCGATTTGCTGGGAGTAAGAAAAGATCCCCCAGTAGCTCTGGAGGCCTTATGGAAATGTGTGGACCATATCTCTTGGTCTAGTACTCCACATTGGGTCTCTGGTACTTGGCAGAGAACGGTTATTAAACTAATGTGTTTATCTGGGAGGTTCTTCTTTGGGCTTTCACAGAAAATGAAGTTAGAGCCTGTCATGCTTCCATGCTCTGCCTTTCCAGGAGCTGGGCAGGGTTGCAGGGCCTGCTGGCCGCTCAGCAGGCAGATCAGAGGGATCATCTTCACCAGGGCTACTGGGGAGGAGTTGAGTAGTACTGTTCAGCCTTCATGAGTGCTGGCAAAAGCTGTGAGAATTGTCAGACCTGTGCTGAGGTTCCTCACCTTTCTCTTgttatgcccccccccccacttctggTGTCTTCTCTGAATGGTCAAAGTGTCAAGAGCAGGCCTTTACACCCTGGTCTCCATCCCAGAGCT encodes:
- the LOC131899432 gene encoding homeobox protein Rhox5-like, which gives rise to MKRQNVDYLLHVGPDEDEENWSGAKAPMVLPAGEGRNEEASEQGQPGREAAAAEGEGAGELSGEGPSAADAVGLEDGGNQEGASGGAQENEQRPQEPVHEGMGDEGVPPVPMQWSCVHPVRMLVPGYRPRHHHRFTLVQLQELESIFQRTQYISGAEAARLATCMGVTEARLQRWFFKRREQYRRYKRL